Proteins from a genomic interval of Antedon mediterranea chromosome 5, ecAntMedi1.1, whole genome shotgun sequence:
- the LOC140048927 gene encoding zinc transporter ZIP1-like codes for MDEQGLKILSIFCLLLIAIIFGLAPLYCVWRYQDGNESNRFQVWFSFMNAFAGGVFMSIALLHLLPEVRELLENAFTANGKTYSYSWAELIASIGFFLIGFLDVGVEVCLDKLGEHQDYENMAFASASSSPQSYSSQNDIALYESDSPQEEEKRKVDEGGNKPSIHGHVTPPSDILPAFVLLLSLSVHSIFEGLSLGLQSTTAGVLDLFIAIAIHKGIEAMGVAISVAKSKMRTLNKIICMVVFSLMSPVGIIIGMQITSSDSNSRDMVSGVLQGLATGTFLYITFLEILPHELKSKKYRLAKLAAVLIGFSTIAGVLAI; via the coding sequence ATGGATGAACAAGGTTTAAAGATACTATCTATATTCTGTTTGTTATTGATTGCAATCATATTTGGATTAGCACCTTTGTACTGTGTATGGCGTTATCAAGATGGAAACGAATCCAACAGATTTCAGGTATGGTTTTCGTTTATGAACGCGTTCGCCGGAGGTGTGTTCATGTCAATTGCACTATTACATCTTTTACCCGAAGTTCGTGAATTGTTAGAAAACGCGTTTACTGCAAACGGTAAAACGTATTCTTATTCATGGGCTGAGCTTATCGCATCAATAGGATTCTTCTTGATTGGGTTTTTGGATGTCGGTGTGGAAGTATGCCTGGATAAACTTGGTGAACACCAAGACTATGAAAATATGGCATTTGCTTCTGCTTCTTCAAGTCCTCAATCGTACTCCAGCCAAAATGACATAGCACTGTACGAAAGTGATTCTCCTCAGGAAGAAGAAAAGAGAAAAGTTGACGAAGGAGGAAACAAGCCTAGTATACACGGGCATGTTACTCCTCCTAGTGACATACTTCCGGCGTTTGTCCTCCTTCTTTCACTATCGGTGCATTCAATTTTTGAAGGGTTGTCTCTGGGCCTGCAATCAACAACAGCAGGAGTATTAGATTTATTTATCGCTATTGCTATACATAAAGGGATAGAAGCAATGGGCGTGGCTATAAGTGTTGCGAAGAGTAAAATGCGGACATTGAATAAGATCATTTGTATGGTCGTCTTCTCTCTGATGTCACCAGTTGGCATCATCATCGGAATGCAAATCACATCTTCAGATTCAAACTCACGTGATATGGTGTCGGGTGTTTTACAAGGGCTAGCAACCGGAACTTTtctttatataacatttttggAGATTCTGCCGCACGAGCtcaaatcaaagaaatatcGTCTGGCTAAACTTGCTGCAGTTTTAATCGGATTTTCAACTATAGCTGGCGTTCTAGCAATTTAA